In Danio rerio strain Tuebingen ecotype United States chromosome 18, GRCz12tu, whole genome shotgun sequence, the genomic window GGTAGTTTGTCCCACTCTGCTTTAGTATTAGGAattgtgaaaaaacaaaacacaacagcaGACGTGAACAGTGCcacaacatttttttcttcactaAACTTTCACTCAGCATATGTTTTGCTGGACCTACCTGTGATAAATGTGTAGGTGCCGTTAGGATCGTCTCTCACTAGGGGAAAAAATGCTTTCCAGGACACAAATGTGCTGAAAAGAAGAGTCTCAATAACCTGTTGACCGGAGAGGAAGAGTTTGAGCAATGGTTTGACAACATGGAGTAGCAGTGGATAGGAATGCTGCATGTAAATTTTACTAAAAAGGATCATAGAAAGGTTGTGAGGGTCAGTCTCTTACCCAGTGCAGTTCTTTAAGAGGCTGTGTGTGCGGTGGTCCTCCCTGCCACCAGCTGAATCCCAGAGACGACACCACATCTGTGATCTTTCCCACTGACTTCAGCAAGGCCTGTTTCACCTCCTCCACTCCGTCCTCTGAGCCTGATAGTCATCCCAAATCAATCAAACCTCAAAGTGTTGCAAAGAtaacactgattaaaaaaaaactaaatgcaaagGGTGAAGATACATACCTACATTCCCAACTAAAGTAATCAGGTTACTTTTTGTGCCGGGTGAAACGAAACCTTTGAGTTTCTCCAACTTGCTGCCGTCTCTGGAGATCACAGCCACCTTGAAACCTAAACATGTAGTTACCACACATGAAATACACAACTTTTGAACATACAATTGTATGCAAATAAATTGATTttagactttaaaataaataatgcaagtttttttattttattgaaacttctaataaaataaatggcAGGATATATGATGATTTTCCTGCTTTCTCTGAAACACTTACAACAAAAgtaaactacaaaaaataaaagcattcactgtaaaaaaaagaaaattgctgTGCTCCACACAACCGTTTTGTGTTGGGACTACATGAATTAAGTTAACggattagtttaatttattttaatttcaaacttaagtggattgaacataaaacaattaagttgtcccccaaaaaactcaagaattgtgttgtttcatgctcattttaaataagcggtttaaacaaacaacaaacgtaAATCTTTTGTGTAGAAAATCAGGCTAAATCAGAGTTGTAATGctcaaaaatatatactttataaaagcagtttttttctgaAGCGAtgcattatattgtattatattatatattagctatattatattataacatgaTTCAGGGCagatatatacatttaaacaataCCCATTTATAATTATTGGGataaatattattaaagagaAAAAACTGTTGCTGTAATGTATTCATACATGACTATAATATATTAAAGtattaatataatgtaacataATGCTAACTAGGTAAATATTCAATAGGCTACATCCTCTTACCTCTGTCCAGGAAAGCTTTAACTATCCCGGATCCGACAGTTCCTGCTCCACCGAGCGCTAAAACCACCCTGTCCCCGTTTGACATCGCTGCTGCAGCCGTCAGACGTCTGAGATTGATTATGGTTTATGGGGCTCATGTCTCCTGCTGCTCAAGATATTTAAATCAAACCGCAGTAGGAAAGCCACGCCCTCTTCTGGAGGACACTCCCACAGATTATACATATCTTTATTATTTATCACAAATAACTTAATTTCAAactgttctttttttaatgcatacaTTTTACAACTGAAAGAAAAGGGATACTGAAAAAATGTGATGTATCTGTAGAGAACAACATTTCAATATTTAACCTAAAATGTAAGGAGTAGGCATAATATCATGTTCAGAAGTGAAAATACCagcagttaataataataaaatgtaattaataataatattgattactGTTGCAGTCGTTGCTATGAATTACCCCTATATTATATCATTACCAACTGTCTCATCAAAGATTATAGCGCCCTCTTGTGATTAATCACGAATATTTGCTAAATTAAATAAGCACTGCAAACAAGTACCgtgaaaaaggtttttttttatgtgtttgttatCTTTATTCACAAAATTGGtttaatatatttgaaatatagcTAGATCCATTTGATAGAAATCCTGTCATGCAGGCCTATTAATAAATCCTCAAATGGTGAAAAATGGTcttacttatttaaaattcattatatatataacttgacatGAACTTTTTTTCTAACCTCCACACTGGTCATTTTCACTAGACAAAATGTTGTTGttggaaactgtattttatacagtcaaatttgacttttgcatgctaaaagtacttgagagacgttttacttgatttgggtcattaaaaaacTCCGACTACCAATATTATGAttataggtagcctatatctgctgtacTCAACTTAAAACCTAGGTTGATATAAAACCCAAACAACAGCCATTCTTGTCTAAGGATATTTTATTAAGCAAATTTTTGAATAACAGTAAGtttatgacatgttaaatatatagtaaatctgctggttttaaacatacagaataataataaatacagttatgTAACAACTATAACATTACTGTTATATCTGAGGACatatttgattaactttttattccctacaccaaatgttgactaatgaaagtgcatttataacaactgtttatttgttagactactgtattgtcaaaccatgttgcatacaaatgcattcaacagacctatatgacagtgTAATGCTGTagaagacaaataaaacacgagacaggtgtttagaaagagtgtagtttattttgtttgacctgcAAACTTATAAAATCAAGATAAACTGTCAGAAAACAGCTAGGAAACATTATAATCCGTGCGCTCGttaatataacccgcggttgtcttcaactgttgtcttcaacgGTTgcccttctttgctcaacaactcagCTAAAAAACAacgcaaaacattacaacagtcagacatagagcaaagagcatagacTCACCAAGAGGCAATTTAGGaaacagacactagatggcgcggcggccattttatCAAGACTAttaacactttttaaagtaacgtaatgtgttgtattgtcgtctctTAGCTGTAActcgctttttaaataaattaattaaaaacaaagcagctgcttgccatcacgGCCGATCGCTTGCacttcaaaatggcggaatccggggctgttgctgggcgctgctgttgcattggaacgttctattgagtgtcgcctcttggtcattctaagctctttgcataaagttaaatcataatagttaccatggtttctatttcaaactatagtaaactaaagtttgaaactatagtttaaaatagacgatgagtgggcctcgctgctCCCACCTACCATAACCCttgcagcgaggtcccactataggcctcccgtgtttccctgagggtcctcgAAGATTGTttgttccctgcctagggctcaaaagccgcctcgccccagggagtgcacgaGTAAACCGGGCGCCAgcccaacaaacacacaacgttgcctcaacgtagcgaccttcctacaacgttgtaccaacattgtaaaaaggttgaggattctacgttgttgctaaaggttgtcacaacgatgtcataaggttgccatttaaacatcaCGAGGGCCGCATACTTTAGGTTGTGCTTAGGTTGCATGGACaaccactgtacaacatttactggtcacagctgaatcagtttaaatttcaacaagccgtcgtctcattcatcaacgaccgaggagacgtgagtattgctttatttcttcttgctaaataagatacgtaaatcgtgaatattcaaacaaacctacgatttcgacaacaatctgttccaacattacacacacacaaaagccgtaATGAAGTTGTTACGAGCGAGTAACATTTCGGCATTCCGTTCACTggagattttatatgtaatgaaattacaataaatgtctgaaaTTTCAATAACTTGCTAGTCATATTCGTTTCCATCTGTCCTCTCTTgtttactgcctattttgacttgtGTCTGCTGTGGATCTCTGAAGCTGGATTATCTGTTGAATTTGTTTCTTCCTCTGACTGCTTTCTCCATACCAACAACTATGCCTGGTCTTCAGCTGCGCTCCCTGGTCTGCTGTATTCTCCAGTCCAGAGCTTCACTGCACAGTgtctgaattttaatttatatatatatatatatatatatatatatatatatatatatatacattttaatgatttcttgtttacttttcttgtttgtttaccctttagtttaattatatatatatatatatataatctaaactttatactgtttgtttataattagatttgtactgtatgtattaaatgttgtgaaatatataataaaaagtttgattatattcatttgtgtggcatttttacactttaaagtttacacatgcagttgttaaatgaaataggaaaaataaatgaacaatatttaatattaagcaatactggaaaagaattgctgcttatcctgtattctaggcagtattgataaactgccacaaaaaatattaatacaagtagtaagaacgccgcctcgcggttgctgaatgtcgcacgacaacgttgctacagccttctcacgtcttacatttctacgttgtgacaatgtagcgagcacgtaagcggcaacgttgcctttgaaaaaatacaacgttgtgcagacatcgctacaacgtaaatgtgtttgttgggaGGCCGTGCCAGTGttcactggatgttgctcggcggcacatttcgagcaacaaacacaTAATGTTCTTCGCGATATTGTGTTTATGTATGCAAACcgcaaggaactacagcacaAACAGGCCCGAGTGAAGCCTCACAAAGCGGACTTCGTGGGATTGTCGTGGCTCCACTCGTACCGTtggtattgaactcaccttggtcaagcACAAGCAGCAACACCGAGCAAACTGACAACACTGAGAGAGAAccgacgagctttataggaatgcagaaGCAAATTTTTACAAGACACGTCACTGCTGTGAGTCTcattgtcatggtgagcgctgaagAGGGCTCACCTCATTTGAGTATACAGACTCGGGAATCTGCGTCACGGCGAATTGCGTCAGCtgtggacaaaaacatattaattatattcaatacatatttttacatttttggtgctgtgtaatattctgggatgcagtaaaatatggagacagatgaatataattgggtatatgccgagctagtttTGTTCCCATACTTATAAATTTCCGGatacctgttattgtgagttttttccccattttatacggttccttttacagcatcgatgttgtaatgtaattaaaatacattcagttaaataaactttggcattcgtttagttgttcaagcgaaAAACGAGACAAAGGGCtttttactcgcacgcgcccgtcagaatcggcaggctagcgcagaagctccattgaatatactggggtaaaataaatgctcatattataaagacatgacggggaaaaatgtaatttaatgcagtgcttcttgtacataccaagacccactttatattggatatcactcagccagtggagatcgctgattttgaaagaaaacagaccttaagaTTTTTCCATTAGCACAAAGTTCACCGAAAGCGCTTAACCCagattactggcaaattaaaggTCCTATTAGCATGTTACAAGTAGTGAAggtactagcttaactacatttcttagTAGCGTGGTGGTAgagtcgctactttctaaatcaaatagcttttcagtagcgaagctattttatttgtcaagtagcgcagtagcgttcACACAAACTACATTTACCGATCGTGGATCAATAAGTGGCGGCACCGACATTCactgagctgtgaggccggtgtttATTCGATGGAAATAAATCCATGGCTGCATCCgcaaccgcatacttccatactatatagtacgctaaaatcagtatgcgagccgagtagtatgtccgaattcatagaattcgaaaaatcagtaggcgagaagtacccagatgacttactacttccggcgagattctagagtgcgcatcccatgcatgctgcgctattccatgatgccccgcgagcgaattcatgaatgggagtaaagcgacgtaattgacgcaggtaggtcacgtgaccatgacaaaatgtcagatgtagtacgtccgaataccattcatacttttcacttccatactgtatagaacgtacttttctaacggccgagtagtacgtttaaattcaaatgcagtacctactgagtagaaggcgatttcggacgcagcccatatGATACGGAGAAGGATGATTTCTTCTTCTTACTGTTTTACTgtgttcgacaacaaactttttggtgcgttactgccacctctggtgaaacttgcttgatggaaagatgactgagggagaggagttatttctgaagcaggattccttgtGACCATAgctcgagaagtacatgttaagatgcaataacttaatttctgatgtcgtgctcaaaaaaataaaaatactttagtatatataacactataatatatatatatatatatatatatatatatatatatatatatatatatatatatatatatatatatatatatatgatataaatgatacgattgacttggatttaagctgcttcgatttaaaaatgaaaattgtaaaagtagcttagatgtagcttagctacttttgccatgtagcttttagcttagcttgctacatttcccagagggtagctttagtgtagttaagccACATTTCAAGTatagtagctaatagcttagctcactacatttgtcaagtagcttgcccaactctgtgtgtgtgtgtgtgtgtgtgcgtgtgtatgtatgtatatatatatatatatatatatatatatatatatatataaatatatatatatatatatatatatatatatatatatatatatatatatatatatatatatatatgagcacaAAACCAAAAGGTATCACAAAATCACATTATTAACACTAGTTGGATTAATATtgtcagtgttttgtttttgtttttatttaaaggtctgtatttaatttacataaaatacattgtcataaaataatgaatcaaaATACGATAATAAGGCTAATAATCAATATTAAAGTGAatagtaatttaaataatataaaatctaattaataaagaattataaaaaagtaataattatataatgagtataaaataattaattataaaatgtgaATAAAGTAGTATCTGTAGTTTAAatcatttcaaaacattttaatctaaaatatccattaaaactataaaactttaatatttgaaaacagttttttatataataatatatcacaaatataaatcattttccaatactgggttgcggctagaagggcatccgctgtgcaaaacatatgctggaatagttggcggttcaatccgctgtggcgacccctgatgaatcagagacaaagccgaaggaaaatgaataaatgatgaatatAATTCATATGTCTTTGTTATTCTACATGGAATAATAGaacattattgagtttatatAGCATAGTATCAATAACAAAATATTGTCAACAGTAGAAAACAGCTCAACATTGTCAATGCGTTCAggtgtaataaatatataatatggaATTACATGGGAGTTTATTTATCCTTCCAAGAAATATCCTTCATGTCCTTCACATCCTATCGTTTATTAGTTTTGAATATCATATCAAGTGGACTTTTTAAGGACTTTTTAAGATTTGACGACATTTAATTTTTCACGTGAGCCGAATACGGAAGTGATGTCATAAAAAAGTTTTTCTGCCGTGAAACACCGAGCTCCTCGCAAGCGACTTGttttgaacgcaaaagaagattaATCAGGTAACAAAACTCGTTTATGTTATTTATAACAGTGCGGTGTGAACGGTGATGTTGTGTCACGAGCTTTGTTGATTTGAACTCTTATAAAATCCGTCAGTGGCTGTTTGTGTTTGGAAAGTCGACAAGATACAAAGTCTGTAAAGGTTTCAGCGCAATCTGTCGTTTGTATTTCCTAAACAGTGagataaacataaaatatacgtACAATTTTCAGttattaattaatgaacaaaaataagTAAGACGCTAAATTTAGATAATTACGAAACTAATGTTTTCCATCTTCACTTTCGCTTTAGTAACTTAATTGTCTTAGAAGTAACGTCCGTGTTTGAAAAaagcttttaatgttttattattttacacgTTTTCACGTTTTAGCAGTCGAATAGATAAACTGAATGTTAATATGTAATCTTCAGGTACATACAAAACAATTCCATAAGTgtacataaaaatatgaaaagCATAATAGAGTTatataaaagtacaaaaactCAATaggtaaaacaacataaaataacaaatgagaaaaaaatatatattacaaataatgCAAGGCCTTGCTAACTCACAGCAACTTAAACGTGTCAAACAAATACACCGTTTTAACTTTAGCTTTTTTGTTTGAACTTTCCTTTATGGTGATCATATTAATATCTAGTTCTTTAAAAACCACTGAGAAAAGAGGTTACTGCTAAATATACAATGTTGGTTATGAAACTTGGTGGGTACAATCATAAGGTTAATACCATAAGCGTAATTTTCCAACTTATCATagttcaaaaaacaaaaatgacatattCATACAGTAAAAGAAAATTTGACAGCCctttataatttataaacttAGATACAGGGCGTGATGGTGGCGCAATGtttagcacaattgcctcacagcaagaaggtcactggttcgggcctcggctgggtcagctgtcgtttctgtgtggagtttgcatgttctccccatgttcgcatgggtttcctccgcaggtttaaagacatgcgctatacagtaggtgaattgggtatagctaaattgtctgtagtgtatgtgtgtgaatgagtgtgtgtatggatgtttctcagtgatgggttgcagctggaagggccatccgctgcctaaaacatatgctggataagttggcagttcattctgctgtggtgatcccagattaataaaggtactgagccgaaaagaaaatgaatgaatgaatttcgcAACCTTTCACCATAAACCTTTTGTATACAGACAATGGCAGAAAATATGAGATACTGTTTCTGCGtaaaatgaacaataaacatCCATGTCTACAATAAATCTGGTTAAAAAAGCTTAACaggatattgattttattttgtaattagatatttattataataaccaAACCTTCCTCCAATCAATATTTTGAATAAACTTAGACTAATAGATAATAACACTTGGTTTACTAACCCATTCTTTTTGGAATAATAGacgtatgttcattcattcattttcttttttcagctaagtccctttattaatctggggtcgccactgcagaatgaaccacctaatAGACTTATGTTcttgttattattcttattactaAATGAAAAACTAATTTTGCCACAAAAAGTATCAGCAGAGTGAAGAAAAGAGTTTGCAAGACCTTTACATACAGAAAGCTCTGATTACTGAGGCATATTCCTTTGGGGTTACAGtaaaaaacaaagtatgaaagAAATTTATTATGTTTCATTAAGTATCCTTCATTATTCAATTTTGGGTTTAGTTTTTGTACACACGACGACTATTAATAACGTCATTCGGCTCTTTCTCAGCTAAATGTTGCACCTGAATGCTGTATTTTGATCAGAAAGTTGTTACTGTTGTTGCTTATTTGATGGATtgaactgttgttgttgttgttgttttttttttaaaggatgagTTCTTTTGCTCATAAAAAGACAGAAGATGGTCTCACCAATAAGTACCATATTAACTTGAAAAGACAAATTGAAAAGGGGGATCAATTTTTTGTATGTCGAAACGAGGAACTTTGTAAAGAAGTACAGTCACTCCTTCGGAATGCCAATGGCCAGAAGATACACAATCTGTTTACATTAGATACACTGGCGGTGATGGAAGAATCTCTTCAATCGTTTCCCTCAAAAACTGGTCAAAAGGGGCTTGAGAAACTTTTCAAGGCCTTTGAAGTGTTGGAGCTCGCCGCGTTAAATCTTTACATCTACCCGTGGAGAAGAGAGTACAGACTGGTGAAGGTATGTGGTAAAACTGGTGTTAGGTTTACATAACAGCATCTCGTTTGTTGTTTTCACAGTCTTGACATAAACTTCTCTCTCCCAAGATGTTTTCAGGTATGTTCACCCATTTAATCAAACCAACGCTGACCCTTCAGCAGACTAAAGAGCTTTTTGGTTTGCTCGGGTACGAGCCTTCGTGTAATAACCAAAAAGAGGAGTTGGCACTGAACCTCAAACCAGTTCCTGCTGATTTCTTACTCAGCCTGGCCTGTGGTTTCTTTGTGGCTCGGATGGAGTGCCAGCTGCTGCTTTCTGCCTCGGGCTCTGTGAACAGAGACGTGGAGTGGGTTCTGCAGCTTATTAAGGAGAGGCAGGTGGGCCACAGTCTTCAGCTAGCATTAGAGAACACTAAGGTCAAGTCAGAAGCTGCTAGAGCATCAGTTGACATTGTGACAGGTGGATCAGACAGTGATGTGGATCTGTACACTGCACAAGATGCCTCTCACGGGACCTCCAGCTCTTGTTCACCACCTCACTCTCCTTATAGCAAGTCTTTTCGCAAAGATCCCTCACAATTAGACTTTGGGAATAATGATGACGCAATGCGGAGAAGATCACTTGGCAATAATAACCCAGGTCCAGTAGAAAACATTGCTGATGATCAATCTGAAAGTGATGCAGGAAAAGTGATGTGCAGATGCATCACTCCAGATGAGCTGTACATATACCAGTGTGAGATATGCAGAGAGGTTCACAGTCCAATGTGTGTCCATTATAAAAAGTGCAGAAATAACAAGCACGCTTTAGCTCTGTGGTCGCACAAAGCTGAAGACTTTCATTCAAGACAAGACCAGTCTAGGCTGGCCAAGGAAAAATCGAAAGATTTACTGAAGACGCATCATTGTGTGGCCAGTTCAACTTCGGAGACATTTTTGGTCTGCTACGATTGCCAGCTGATTCACGACCACAGCTGCAGCGGTATTAAAAACTGCAACATGCTTACACACAATATTAAGCCTACAGGAAGAATACAGCCCGCTCAAGGAGAAAGACTGAATTCTCAAAGGAGACACGCATGTCTTTTGTCTGGAGGGCCAGTGTATGTAATCTGCCACACCTGTAAATACTCCCATGATTTCCTATGTAAAGATGGGCAGAACTGCATTAAGGAAGAACATCGCATACAGCACACTCAAGAAGTCAGTACTTCAGAATCACCTTGTCTGCCAATACCACATCACCACTGCTGCGATGATGGCCAGTTTTATCCAAATTTTGTATGCTTTACTTGTCaagtttttcacacctctagGTGTGCTGATGGATGGCACTGTTCTGAAAAGCACAAGATACAAGAACTCGCAACCAAATGTGTAGATTGCTCAAGCTTTAAACTCTTTATGCTATGCAGGTTCTGTGGTGCCCTGTATTGCAAAGAATGTTGGTTTAAAAGTCCCTTGTCATGTAAATGTGGAAAACCTTTTGACATCTCCACCCCGGTTTAAAAGAACACTGACAAATGTTAAGTTTGTACAGTCTGCTTCTGTTTCTGATAATTACGAGTCAGAAATGTATAGGTATAGAACCTTAGCCATCTGTTaatgttttttgggggggttttgcAGTCCGAAATAATAAGGGATAGAACTATAGCTATTAGTTAATGGGTTCATTTTTAATCAGTAATATTTTTTCTGATAAGAGAGCCATATATTACAGGAAAGTTTAAAAAGTCACACTTGTGTATATACCATACTGTACAACAGAGCTGTCTATTATTGATGAGATTTTGTGAGATTTATTGTATTAAGCTTTTGGTTTAATGTATTTTGGAAGATTATGGTTTTGACTCTCAGCAACATCTTTAACCAATCTCCATGTTGTTTAGACTCATATACTGCCATGTTATTATCTAATGTACTATAACACTCACTTGTTATTGTGATAGaggtaatgtaaaaataaagggTCTGGGAATTAATTCtgcctattattttatttaaaagattctaaattctaaataataaaactaaaattatccTATTGAATATGAAGAGGTGGATTAAGTCTCCGCTGCATGCTGTTGCAGTAAGACATTAGAAATCTTCTTTAGTTGTGAAAGATGATAAAATTGTTGTTTCAGATAACTGATGAGAAACATTtttgtctgaaataaaaaaaacaatgaagtttCCAAAACTTTATTCGTTATGCTCCTCCCATTTTACATTAATGAAGGTTTTGCTGTCCATGTGATCAATATATAACACTCCATTGAGATGATCCATCTCATGCTGCAATATTCTGGCTGGCCATCCACTGGCTTTCCAGCTGACCTCCTCCGCTTTCTCATTAAGACCTTAGAAAAGAAGATAAACTTTGATTTGATGCATAGAGGATAATCAagacacaaaaaaatatttacattgtttaaatcagggatgtccaaactcggtcctggagattcgttgtcctgcagattttagctttcaCACGCCTGCAAGGAAGTTTTAGAAAGCcttgtaaagctgcggtcacactagacttttctccccatagacttccattcacgTGCACGCGATTgtatcagaccggaaacgcaaggccATGCGTCAAGATTCGCAGGCcactgcggtgcaaagttcaagcttggtgaactctgacctgctttacttgactgcgtgagatgAAACAAGGATCAacacatgacctctctggacagaaatttaaaacatggaccactcgctggctttttttaaatgtctaatcgtcttgtttaatcccactatttttcgcagcgccgcacaaCAGAATTCCGCATGATCAAACTCTAGGGTGACAGCATTTTAAGGGCtttattagctagcccaggtctgtctgattggggtttgactttgaactaaactttgcaagacaacggccctccaggagcgagtttCGACACCCCTAGTCtaaaccataggtctcaaacctaattcctggagggctgcagcttggcagagttttgctccatccctaatcaaacacagctgatccaactaattaaggtgttcttgactactagagactattaagcaggtgtgagttggagatgAACTATGCAAAGCTGTGGAAATCCAGGAagtgagtttgagaccactggttTAAATGCTTTTACAATCTAGTCTTATtgtcacttaaagggatagttcacccaaaaatgtaaattgttattaatttacttaCCCTTACCCCATCCAGATATAGGggacttgttttttttcttcttcagtagaacatgAAGATTTTAAATCAATGGCTACCAG contains:
- the si:dkey-238o13.4 gene encoding uncharacterized protein LOC560780 is translated as MSNGDRVVLALGGAGTVGSGIVKAFLDRGFKVAVISRDGSKLEKLKGFVSPGTKSNLITLVGNVGSEDGVEEVKQALLKSVGKITDVVSSLGFSWWQGGPPHTQPLKELHWVIETLLFSTFVSWKAFFPLVRDDPNGTYTFITGGAGEKVLMPGTGFLTVGAASALAFCQVLREEYPDVPCKLNQVKINTGVAAPDRMAPGYLNHLDLGEAVATLVERRNTSHTVFPVSCPADLKTVILEDNL
- the spata2l gene encoding spermatogenesis associated 2-like, whose translation is MSSFAHKKTEDGLTNKYHINLKRQIEKGDQFFVCRNEELCKEVQSLLRNANGQKIHNLFTLDTLAVMEESLQSFPSKTGQKGLEKLFKAFEVLELAALNLYIYPWRREYRLVKMFSGMFTHLIKPTLTLQQTKELFGLLGYEPSCNNQKEELALNLKPVPADFLLSLACGFFVARMECQLLLSASGSVNRDVEWVLQLIKERQVGHSLQLALENTKVKSEAARASVDIVTGGSDSDVDLYTAQDASHGTSSSCSPPHSPYSKSFRKDPSQLDFGNNDDAMRRRSLGNNNPGPVENIADDQSESDAGKVMCRCITPDELYIYQCEICREVHSPMCVHYKKCRNNKHALALWSHKAEDFHSRQDQSRLAKEKSKDLLKTHHCVASSTSETFLVCYDCQLIHDHSCSGIKNCNMLTHNIKPTGRIQPAQGERLNSQRRHACLLSGGPVYVICHTCKYSHDFLCKDGQNCIKEEHRIQHTQEVSTSESPCLPIPHHHCCDDGQFYPNFVCFTCQVFHTSRCADGWHCSEKHKIQELATKCVDCSSFKLFMLCRFCGALYCKECWFKSPLSCKCGKPFDISTPV